Proteins encoded within one genomic window of Amycolatopsis nigrescens CSC17Ta-90:
- a CDS encoding ABC-F family ATP-binding cassette domain-containing protein, which produces MLSQENPVTLPGKRAHLSAEHLSKGFESRAVLSDVSLTVGAGRRLGVVGENGSGKTTLLNILAGTLEPDGGTVTRHGSVAVAGQELPFEEADTISSLLDVALAGVRAALAELDAASVALAEGETGAEDRFAAALAQAERLEAWDAERRADLALDGLGAPSDRNRRLAELSVGQRYRVRLACLLAERVDILLLDEPTNHLDAGGLAYLTECLRGYPGAVVLVSHDRMLLEQVCGSLLDLDPNADGAAVVYGGGYSGYKKAKAVERVRWQQRFALECAEAEQLAQDLRAAENRLISAWRPEKGHNKHGRATHAPSRLHSVRRRLDELTANRVARPPEPLRFSCPDLPKQGLGAVLTAAGVVVPGRLALSGSDTVALSTGDRLVVSGPNGAGKSTLLGVLAGRLEPASGSVWRAKSARVELLAQESEFAEHDRTPAELYSALADRLVLHGALSAGQIVGLGELGLLSAADRHRPVARLSTGQRRRLSLAMLLLRAPHVLLLDEPTNHLSIALVDELTEAIRRTPGAVVVATHDRQLRADLDDWPALELAA; this is translated from the coding sequence TTGCTGTCCCAGGAAAATCCTGTAACCCTGCCCGGAAAACGGGCCCATCTGAGCGCCGAGCACCTGAGCAAGGGCTTCGAGTCGCGCGCCGTGCTGTCCGACGTGTCGCTGACCGTCGGTGCCGGCCGCCGGCTCGGGGTGGTCGGCGAGAACGGCAGCGGCAAGACCACGCTGCTGAACATCCTGGCCGGCACCCTGGAACCGGACGGTGGCACCGTCACCCGGCACGGCTCGGTGGCCGTTGCCGGGCAGGAACTGCCCTTCGAGGAGGCCGACACGATCTCCTCGCTGCTGGACGTCGCGCTCGCCGGTGTCCGGGCCGCGCTCGCCGAACTGGACGCGGCTTCGGTCGCGCTGGCCGAGGGTGAAACCGGTGCGGAGGACCGGTTCGCCGCCGCGCTCGCGCAGGCCGAACGGCTGGAGGCGTGGGACGCCGAGCGACGGGCCGATCTCGCGCTGGACGGTCTCGGCGCGCCGAGCGACCGGAACCGGCGGCTGGCCGAGCTGTCGGTGGGCCAGCGGTACCGGGTCCGGCTGGCCTGCCTGCTCGCCGAGCGGGTGGACATCCTGCTGCTGGACGAGCCGACCAACCACCTCGACGCGGGCGGGCTGGCCTACCTGACCGAGTGCCTGCGCGGCTACCCCGGCGCGGTGGTGCTGGTCAGCCACGACCGGATGCTGCTGGAGCAGGTCTGCGGTTCGCTGCTCGACCTCGATCCCAACGCCGACGGCGCGGCCGTGGTCTACGGCGGCGGCTATTCCGGCTACAAGAAGGCGAAGGCCGTCGAACGGGTGCGCTGGCAGCAGCGTTTTGCCCTGGAGTGCGCCGAGGCCGAGCAGCTCGCGCAGGACCTGCGTGCCGCGGAGAACCGGCTGATCTCGGCATGGCGGCCGGAGAAGGGGCACAACAAGCACGGCAGGGCGACGCACGCGCCGAGCAGGCTGCACAGCGTGCGGCGGCGGCTGGACGAGCTGACCGCGAACCGGGTCGCCCGGCCGCCGGAGCCGCTCCGGTTCAGCTGTCCCGACCTGCCGAAGCAGGGCCTCGGCGCGGTGCTCACCGCGGCCGGTGTGGTGGTGCCGGGACGGCTCGCGCTGTCCGGTTCGGACACCGTGGCACTGTCCACAGGGGACAGGCTGGTGGTCTCCGGCCCGAACGGTGCCGGTAAGTCGACCTTGCTCGGTGTGCTCGCCGGGCGGCTGGAACCGGCGTCCGGCTCGGTGTGGCGGGCGAAGTCGGCCAGGGTGGAACTGCTCGCCCAGGAGTCGGAGTTCGCCGAGCACGACCGAACCCCGGCCGAGCTGTACTCCGCGCTTGCGGACCGGCTGGTGCTGCACGGCGCGCTGAGCGCCGGGCAGATCGTCGGGCTCGGCGAGCTCGGGCTGCTCTCCGCCGCGGACCGGCACCGTCCGGTCGCGCGGCTGTCCACCGGGCAGCGGCGGCGGTTGTCGCTGGCGATGCTGCTGCTGCGGGCGCCGCACGTGCTGCTGCTGGACGAGCCGACGAACCACCTGTCCATCGCGCTGGTGGACGAACTCACCGAGGCGATCCGCCGGACGCCGGGTGCGGTGGTGGTGGCCACCCACGACCGGCAGCTGCGCGCCGACCTCGACGACTGGCCGGCACTGGAGCTGGCCGCCTGA